The sequence TTTTTGATTCCCTTTTTGTCCACATCCTTAAGAACAGGCACCACCAGGCCGTTCGGGGTGTCCACAGCAATCCCAATGTGGTAATAATACTTGAGCACCAACTCATTTTTCTCCGGATCAAAAGAACTGTTAACCCGGGGAAAATCCTTGAGAGCCGCCACCACTGCCTTGATAATAAAAACAAGGGGGCTTAAACGAATGCCGTCCGATTCAAGCTCCGCATTCATCTGATCACGGAATGCTTCCAGATCAGTGACGTCGGCCTCGTCAAATTGGGTGACATGGGGAATGGTGGTCCAGCTTTGGACCAGCCGGGGGGCGGAAACCTTTTTTATCCGGCCCGGATCTGTTGTTTCGATCTCACCGTATTTGCTGAAATCTTCCAGAGCCGAGGCATCCTCCCGGACCGGCACTCCGGATTTCCGGGGTGCTTTCTTTTTCACCGCGTCAATATCCTGTTTTAAAATCCGGCCCTTGGGTCCCGATCCAGTGGCCTGGTCCAGATCCACGCCCTGTTCCCGTGCATAAGCACGCACAGAGGGAGTCGCGTGATATTTGCCGGCATCTTCCTGCTTTTCCGCCTTATCCGGCCGCTCTTTTTTCTCCCCGGAATCCCCGTCATCTTTTTCTTCTTCCTCCGGTTTTACCGTCTCTTTTTTATCCGGTTCTTTTTCATCTTTTTTTTCATCGCTTTCTTCTTCCTGTGCCGCGTCCGTCCCGGCAAGTTCCAGCAGCACAATATCATCGCCGCTTTGAACCGTGTCATCCACCGCCAGATAGACCTCTTTGACCGTACCGGCTGCCGTGGAAGGAATGTCCATGACCGCTTTATCACTTTCCAGCGCCACCAGGGGATCGTCTTCGGCGACTTTGTCGCCTTGTGCTATATAGACTTCAATCACCGTGACATCCCGAACATTGCCGAGATCCGGAACCGTAACTTTTTTTGTGACCATCTGCTCTCTCCTTGGATTGATGCTGCTGCTGTTGTCTGCGGCCGCCCAACAAGCCGCTACCGGGTAACTGAATGGGGCGTTTCAGGGTCGATGCCGTATGTTTCAATCGCCTTTTTCACCACCGACGCCTCTATCTTGTCCTGGTCGGCCAGCGCGGCCAGGGCAGCCAACACGATATGATACCGGTCCACACCGAAAAAAGAGCGCAGCGTCTCCCTGGAATCGCTGCGGCCGAAGCCGTCGGTTCCCAGCACGGTAAGCGGGCTGTGGATGCAGCGTCTAAGTTGCTCTGGATAGGCCCGGACATAATCGGTGGCGATGATAACCGGCCCGTCATGATCTTCCAGCAACGTTTCCACATAAGATTTCTTTTTTTCTTTTTCGGGATGCTTGAGGTTCCAGTATTCCTTCTGCATGGCGTCGCGATGAAGCTGATTGATTCCCAACACCGACCAGAGATCGGCCTGTACGTCGAAATCATCGGCCAAAAGAGCCGCTGCCGCAATAACCTCACGGAAAATGGTGCCGCTGCCCATCAACTGGACCCGCAGCGTTCCTTTCCCTCCTTCTCGAAACAGATACATACCCTTGTCGATACCATCTTCCACGCCTTCCGGCATTTCCGGATGGGAGTAATTCTCGTTGTACAGGGTAATGTAGTAAAATAGATTTTCATCATTGACAAACATCCGCTCCACCCCTTTTTTGACCAGAACCGCCACCTCATAAGCAAAGGTGGGGTCGTAGGCCCGGCAGGTCGGCACGGCAGCGGCGTAAAGCAGACCCTGGCCGTCCTGGTGCTGGAGTCCCTCGCCGTTCAGGGTTGTCCGGCCGGCGGTGGCCCCCATGAGAAATCCCCGGGTGCCGGCATCGGCGGCAGCCCATATCTCATCACCCACCCGTTGAAAACCGAACATGGAATAAAAAATATAAAATGGAATCATGGGGATGCCGTAATTG comes from uncultured Desulfobacter sp. and encodes:
- a CDS encoding 2-oxo acid dehydrogenase subunit E2, which produces MVTKKVTVPDLGNVRDVTVIEVYIAQGDKVAEDDPLVALESDKAVMDIPSTAAGTVKEVYLAVDDTVQSGDDIVLLELAGTDAAQEEESDEKKDEKEPDKKETVKPEEEEKDDGDSGEKKERPDKAEKQEDAGKYHATPSVRAYAREQGVDLDQATGSGPKGRILKQDIDAVKKKAPRKSGVPVREDASALEDFSKYGEIETTDPGRIKKVSAPRLVQSWTTIPHVTQFDEADVTDLEAFRDQMNAELESDGIRLSPLVFIIKAVVAALKDFPRVNSSFDPEKNELVLKYYYHIGIAVDTPNGLVVPVLKDVDKKGIKKIARELTTLSDAAREEKLSVADLQGAGFTISNLGGIGGTGFTPIVNAPQAAILGLSKYYQKPVWHKKRQVFLPRLTLPFCLSYDHRVVDGAEAARFCRSLGKRIEDLRRALL